GCTGACGGCGGTCTCGATCTTGCCGGCCAGAAACTCACGATTGTCCGGAAGCGAGGTAAAGCCGACGCCGGTTTGCTGCGCCAGCATCTGGAGACCATCGATATCGCCGCGGGCGATGGGTCGAATGCGCATTACATCTCTCCCTCGTCGAGAACGTCCTGGGCACCAGGTAGTGTCAGCGGCGCCACCAGCACCGCGCGGCCTTCCTCGACGCTAAGCCTTTCGGCGTGCTCGGGGCTGAGCATGAGCTGGCCGGTCGGCGAAAGCGCATAGCGCGCCACCAGGCAGCGAAACGCCGCGCTCTGGTTGGCGATGAGCGCAGGCTCGGCGTCCGGCAGGGTGTGTTCCGGGCGGATACGCACCGGATGCCAGCTGGCCTGGCGAAAGGTTTCCAGCCGCTCGCGCTCGGCCTTGACGATCGGGCCGGCATCGAAGATGTCGACGTGGCGCGAGCGCGCGAAGCCTTCTGCCAGCATCTCCTGCAGCGGGCCTTCGTGGGCCGGGTGCTCGCGGCCGATCGCCGCGCGGGCCTGGGGCGTCAGCAGCGGCAGATACAGCGGAAATTGAGGCATCACCTCGGCGATGAAGCTTTTCGAGCGCAGGCCGGCGATGTGGTTGATCTCCTGGAAGCTGCGCGCGAAGAAATGATTGCCCACGCTCTCCCAGAACGGCGACTGCTGCTGGCTATCGAGATAGCCCGGAAACGCCACCGCCAGAATGTTGGAGAAGCGCTCCGGGTACTGGGCGATGAACAAAAGCCGGGCGCGGCGCAGCAAACTCTCGGCGCTGGTGCCCTGATAGCGCGGGTTCAGCGAGAACGCGCATAGAAGCGTGGCATCCGACACCTCGTGAGAGAGCGCCAGGGTTTGCACTTCACGGCGCACGTTGAGCTGCTGGGAGGCGTGGATCAGCGTCTCCTGGCGATAGGTATAGTAGGCATCCGTCGCCCCGGCCTGGGCGCGAATGGTAGCGGTGCCCAGCACCCGCTCGGCCTCGCGCTCGGCGCCGGTGTCCTCCAGCACGAACATGTAGTGTTCGTCGCCGGGAAACTCTGCCTCACGGGCAAACGCCTCGAGCGAGCGCGCGATACGCTCTTCAAGGCGCGCCCGGTTGGCCGGCAGGTTGGTTAGCCGTGGCACCGCGTTCTCGGCCAGCGCCATCAGCGCGTCGAGATCCGTCATCGCCACCGGGCGCACGATTCGCATACTCAGCCTCCCTGCCGTCAGGGCCTGCTCGGCCCGGTTCATGAATGCGCGACGAGACGTTTGATCGCACGCTCCAACCGCGCCATGGCCTCCTCGATATCCGCCTCGGGAATCACCAGCGACGGCGCCAAACGCAGCACGTTGGGCCCGGCGATCAGCGCCATCAGCCCCTCTTCGATGGCCAGCGGCAGGATGTCCTTGGCACGCCCCTCGAAGGCATCGCTCATCTGCGCGCCCATCAACAGACCCATGCCGCGGATCTCCTTGAACACGCCGTACTTCTCGTTGATCGCCTCCAGGTGCTTGCGAAAGAGCTGGTGACGCGCCTGGACGCCGTCGAGCACTTCCGGGGTATCGATCACTTCGAGAGCGGCGAGTGCGACCGCCGAGCCCAAGGCGTTACCGCCGTAGGTCGAGCCGTGGGTGCCGAAACCCAATGAGGCGCCGATGTTATCGGTGGTCAGCATGGCCGCCATGGGGAAGCCGCCGCCCAGGGATTTGGCGGTGGTCAGAATGTCTGGCGTCACCCCAAAGTGCTGGTAGGCGTAGAGCTTGCCGCTGCGCCCGACGCCGGTTTGCACCTCATCGAAAATCAATAGTGCCTGGTGCTCGTCGCACAGCGCGCGAAGGCCTTCGAGAAACGCCTGGGTGGCGGGAATGATGCCGCCTTCGCCCTGCATCGGCTCGACCATCACCGCACAGGTGTCGTCGTCGATCAGCGCGCGCACGCTCTCCAGGTCGTTGTACTCAGCGTGCTGGATGGCGCCGGGCACCGGGCCGAAGCCTTCGGAGTATTTGGGCTGGCCGCCAACGGTGACGGTGAAGAGCGTGCGGCCGTGAAACGACTGGCGAAAGGAGATGATCTTGTCCTTTTGCTTGCCGAAATGATCGAACGCGTAGCGCCGAGCCAGCTTCAGCGCGGCCTCGTTGGCCTCGCCGCCGGAGGAGCAGAGATAGACCTTCTCGGCGAAGGTGCTGTCGACCAGCTTGCGGGCAAGCGCCAAGGCCGGCTCGTTGGTATAGATGTTGGAGAGGTGCCAGAGCTTTTCACCCTGCTCCTTGAGCGCGCCGACCAGCGCCGGGTGGCAGTGGCCGAGCGCATTGACGGCGATGCCGCCGGCCAGGTCGATGTACTCACGCCCTTCCTGATCCCACAGGCGGCTGCCCTCGCCGCGCACCGGCACCACCTGCTGCGGCGCGTAATTGGGCGTCATGTAGGTGTCGAAATCCTGACGGCTGGGCGTGTGGCTCATGTGACTCTCCGGTTACGGGCAAAAGAGTTCCAGTATACGCAGCCCGTCACGTTTCACACTTTCACGATTGAGACGGTTAATTATGTAAAGCGGCAGTAGCCGGTACGAGACTCACTCACGACGCAACGCTTTTACAAGGGTGCCGGAACGCGTGCAGGAAGGAGTGCCTGAAAGAGCGCCGGCTTGATTTTCCACCCTCAGCGACCATAGTGATTAACGCGATGATTAGCCGGCTAACACGACGGCCCAAGCCGTTTTGACGACCCATCCAGGAGAAACGTATGCAGATCGATTTGAGCGGTAAACGCGCGGTGATCACGGGCTCTACCGGCGGCATTGGCTACGCGATCGCCAGGGGGCTCGCCGCGGCGGGCGCCAGCGTCGTGGTGACCGGGCGCAGCAAGGAGCGGATCGACCAGGCGCTCGAAACGCTCGGGCGCGACGTCGAAAACGCCAACGCCACCGGCGTGGCGGTGGATTTGAGCACCGCGGACGGCTGCCAGAAACTGATCGAGCGCGTGCCGGAGGCCGACATCCTGATCAACAACGTCGGTATCTTCGAAGCCGGCGACTTTTTTGATACCGACGACGACACCTGGCAGCGCTTTTTCGACACCAACGTGATGAGCGCGGTGCGTCTGTCGCGCCACTACGCCCGCGGCATGCGCGAGCGCAACTGGGGCCGGATCCAGTTCATCTCCAGCGAGTCGGCGCTGAACATCCCCACCGAGATGGTCCACTACGGTATGACCAAGGCCGCACTGCAGTCCGTGTCGCGCGGGCTCGCCAAGGTGCTCACCGGCACACGGGTCACGGTGAATGCCATTCTGCCCGGCCCGACCCGCTCGGAAAGCGTCAATGCCATGATCGAAGAGCAGGCGCGCGAGAAAGATATATCGATCGAGGAGGCGGAGGCGCGCTTTATCGACGAAAACCGGCCCTCGTCGATCATTCACCGGCTCGCCGAGACCGACGAAGTCGCGAATCTGTGCGTCTACGTTGCCTCCGAGCAAGCCAGCGCCACCACCGGTGCGGCGCTGCGGGTCGAAGGCGGTATCGTGGATACCATGGCCTAGGCGCTGTACGAGACGTCACGTGGGGCGCGTCAGGTCAATCGCTCTTCCCGGGGCGTCAGGCCGAAGTGGTTGCGGTAGGCGGTCGAGAAGTGCGCCCCGGAAGAAAACCCCACGGCCAGCGCGATCTCACCGATCGGCTGGTCGCTTTCACGCAGCCGCGAGCGCCCGGCCTGCAGGCGCAAATCCAGGTAGTAGCGGCTCGGTACCGCCTGCAGGTATTTCTTGAACAGCCGTTCGAGCTGGCGGCGCGAGACGCCCAGATGCTCGGCGAGCTCCAGCGTCGAAAACGGCTCTTCGATGTTCGCCTCCATCAGCGCCACCGCGTCCACCAGGCTTTGCGGCGCGTGGCCCAGGCGGCTTCGAAGCGGCACGTGCTGGGGCTCGTCGGCGGTACGCACGCGCTCGTAGGCGAACTGCTCGGAAACCCGCTGGGCAAGCTCGGCCCCCAGCTCGCGGCGAATCAGCGTTAGCGTCATATCGAGCGCGGCGGTGCCGCCGGCCGCACTCAGGCGGTCGCGGTCGATCTCGAACAGGGTCTGGGTGAAGGTGACCGCCGGGTAGGCCTGAGAGAGCGCGGCAAAGCGCTGCCAGGGAAGCGTCGCCCGGTAACCGTCCAAAAGCCCACAGCGCGCCAGCACCTCGCTTCCACCGGCAAGCCCCCCCAGCGCCGTTTTTGAAGGGAGCGTGCGCAGCCACCCTACCAGCGCCGCGCCGAGCGGATAGGGCAGCGGCGAAGGCGCGGCGATGAACACGCAATCAAAGGCCTCTGCACCGTCGCCGAGCCCGAACTCGACATCGGCGCTGAGGGCGGCGGCGCTGCGCACGCTGCCTTTTTCAAGGCCGAGCGAGACTACCTGATAGCGGCTCTGGCCGCTGAGCTGATTGGCCAGCAGCAGCGGCTCGACCAGGCAAGCGTGAGAGAGCAGAGAGAAGCCGGGCAGCAGCAGCACGCCGAATCGCTTCGGAGTGGACGAAGGAGCATCGATAGGTGACGCGTGCGCCATGAAAACGACCGGTTGAAAACAAAGGGATATCTTAACCAATAACGCTTGGGGAATCAGTGCGGCTTTGTAAGAAAAGCGGCCAACGCAAACAGGGCAAGGGGGAAGCCCCTTGCCCTGTGCGTTTTAGCGCCCGCGAAAGCTTGCCACGAACGTGGCGCCTTACTGGCCGCGGTTCGGATGGTTGGCGAGCTCGCCCACCTGCATGTCGCCGTCGACCTGGCTGTAGTTGTCCTCGTTGTACTCCTCGGTCGCGGACTCGATTTCGTCGCTACCGTAGGTGGTTTGCATCACCAGCTGGTCGTCTTCGAGATTGATCTCCTGCAGCGCCAGCGCCACATCGGTGGCACCGAAGCCCCAGAAGCCGCCAATGGAGACGACGGCGTAAAGGTCGCCGGAGTCGTTGTGCTCGACCACGTTATCGACCTCGCCGATCTCCTCGCCTTCCTGATTGACTACCGTCATGCCTTCGACATCGCTGATCGTCAGCGACATCAGGCCGCCCTGGGTGTCGTTTTCGGCGAGCGTTTCGTCAGGCTCGAGGTTGTCCGGATCTTCCATGGCGTTCGGGCTACGGCCCTGGTTGCCGTCCATCTGGCCGTCGCTGTCGTCAGCGGCCTCTTCGGTCATGGACTCCTCCGCCGCCATGGCTTCCTCGGTCGTAGCGTCGTCGGAGTTGGTTGAGGGCGGGCTCTCCATCTGGCCGTCGCTTTCGGTATCGTCTACCGCGTCGGCCTGGGCGTCAGCGTCGCTACTCATGTCAGCATCGCTGCCCTGGTCATCGCTCATCTGGCCCTGGCTTTCGTTGTCGGCGCCGGAGGCGCTACCGGTGCCGCTGTCGGTGTCCGCATTGGCGTCGGGCTCGGCCGCCGTCCCCATGTCGGTATCCGCTTCCATGTCGGTATCGGTATCCGTGTCAGTATCGGCGTCCATATCGGTATCGCCGCTTTGCACGTCGCTACCGTCGGTGTCGTCTTCGGTGCTGGTCTGGCTTTGCGCCCCCTGCGCGCCTTGGGCAGCCGCTCCTGACGTCTGTTGCTGCTCGTTGGAACCGCCGGACGCCGCCGGACTCTCTTCTTCGGCCAGGGCGCCAAACGACGTGCCCGCGCAGATCGCGGCGATGGCGACCGCCAGTGCTGTCCGTTTCATGGGGTGACTCCTTGTAGTTGATCGACTCTATTGAAGCTAGTGAGCAAAGCCGCGATACGCAATTTATTTTGCGCCCGCACGGTCAACGGCATCGGGAGACGTTTGGGTCTGGCTGAAAGGGCTGTTTGAAAGAGTCTGGCTGGAACGTCGGTGCGGGTCACTTACCGACCAGTATGCCCGCAATAATGAACAGTGCGAGCGCCACGGCAAGTACGGAAACGACGATGGGCAGGAGTTTATAAAATCCTTTGGGGGAGCGCCTTGCTTCGGGCTGTCGATGAGCGGGCATCTGCGGCGCCCGTTCAGGTTGGCGCTGGCCCATTACGTGCTCTTTCTCTTGTTTGGGCGTTTTACTTTCGCGGGTATCCATGGCCTCGCCTCTTGAGCGGGCGCCCGGGACGGGCGCCCGCCCTCACAGGCTTCGAGCCTTTTTGAAAAGCGCCGTTAAAGCGAGACGACGTCGAAATCGACCTCCGGGTCGACGTCGGCGTCGTAGTCGACGTCCTCACGCTCGAAGCCGAACAGTTTCAGGAATTCGTGCTTGTAACCAGCATAGTCGGTAATCTCGAAAAGGTTGTCGCTGGTGACTTCCGGCCACAGATCCTGACACGCCTTCTGGACGTCGTCGCGTAGCTCCCAGTCGTCCAGACGAAAACGCCCCATCTCGTCGAGCCCCTGGGCACTCTTGTCTTCGGCGTAGAGGCGCTCGCCGAACAGGCGGTTGAGCTGGTCGATGGTGCCTTCGTGCAGGCCCTGCTCTTTCATGATGCGATACACCATGGCGATATAGAGCGGCATGACCGGAATGGCCGCACTCGCCTGTGTCACCACAGACTTAAGCACTGCCACGTTCGCCTGGCCGCCGGTCTCACCCAGCTTGGCGTCGATGGCCGTGGCCGCGCGGTCCAGATCCTCTTTTGCCTTGCCAAGCGCGCCGTGCCAGTAGATCGGCCAGGTGATCTCGGTGCCGATGTAGCTGAACGCCACGCTTTTCGCCCCCGGGGCCAGCACATCGGCATCCGCCAGGGCGTTCATCCAGAGCTCCCAGTCCTCGCCGCCCATCACGGTGATGGTGTCATCGATCTCGGCCTGGGTCGCGGGCTCGACTTCGGCTTCGATGATGGTGTCCTTGTTGGTGTCGATCGCCGTGGCGCGGTAGGTCTCGCCGATCGGCTTAAGGCTGGAGCGCTTGAGCTCGCCGGTATCCGGCAGCTTACGTACGGGTGATGCCAGTGAGTAGACCACCAGATCCACCTGCCCCATGTCCTGCTTGATCAGCTCGATGGCTTTCTCGCGGGCTTCATGAGAGAAGGCATCGCCGTTGATCGCCTTGCTGTAGAGGCCTTCCTGCTTGGCGAACTTGTCGAACGCGGCGCTGTTGTACCAGCCGGCGGTGCCGGGCTTTTTCTCGGTGCCGGGCTTTTCGAAAAACACGCCCAGCGTGTCGGCGCCATAGCCAAAGGCGGCGGTGACGCGCGCCGCCAGGCCGTAACCGCTGGAGGCGCCGATCACGAGCACCTTTTTCGGGCCTTGGCGCTTGTCCAGACCGCGGGCTCTGGTCGCCTCGATCTGTTCACGCACGTTTTGCTCGCAGCCCTTGGGGTGCGTGGTGGTGCAGATAAAGCCGCGTACTTTGGGTTTGATAATCACTGGGATCTCCTTATCGAAAATCGGGGTTCATCGACGGGCAGGCCCGTGGCGTTGGCGCCCATTCTAGCGGGCCGAGGCGACGCTGTCCGCACTTGAGCCTGGCGGGTTTTCGCGTCAGGATACTCAGGTGAACGTATCAGGCCCTGTAAGGGCCGATGCCCGGACGGCCAATTCGCGATGATGAACCAATGAACGCACAGCAGTTAGTGGATGAACGTGGCGACGTTTGGCTCGCCCTCGCCCCGCTCTGGCTCGACCGCGAGCCCGGCGAGCGCGACTACGCGCACATGATCGAGGTGATCCAGGCGCATGGGTTGTCGCTCAAGGAGCTCGAGTGGATGTTTCGCCTGGAGCTCGCGCCGGTGATGGCGCGCCATCAGCTCTCCATTGCCAGTGAATGGCGAGCGTTCGACGATCGTAAGCTGATGCAGCAGCTCGTCTCGCACAACCTGCGCTTGCGCGGCTGGCGGCGCAAGAGCTGGGCGCTGTTTTCGGGATTGACCACGATGATGGTGCGCCACCGCTGGGGCGCGCTGATGCAGCGGCTGATGGTCGCGCGCGGGGACGTTCAGGGCTCCTGATCGAGCGCGGCTTCCACCGCCCGGCGCAGCGTCAGGCCGCGCTCCCTGGGGCCGAAGCGCGCGATCACCCGGCCGTCGCGGCCGACCAGAAACTTGGTGAAGTTCCACTTGATCATGCGGGTGCCTAAAAGTCCCGGCGCGTCGCGTTTGAGCGCGGCGAACAACGGATGCGCCTCGGGCCCGTTGACCCGCACCTTCTCCATTAGCGGAAAATGCACCCCGAAGCGCTGCTCGCCGAATTGGCAAAACGCCTCGGCGCTCTCCGGCGACTGACGGCCGAACTGGTTACAGGGAAAGCCGAGCACGGTGAAGCCGCGGTCGCGATAGCGCTTGTAAAGGCTTTCGAGCTCCTCGAGCTGCGGAGTGAAGCCGCACTGGCTTGCGACGTTCACTACCAGCAGCACCTGCCCTTTCAGCGCGCGCAGGTTGAACGGTTCGCCCTGATGGGTATGGCAGTCCTGCTCGAAAATGGTCATGGCAAAGCCCTTGTCGAAAACCCGTTGAAAACGATGACGTTACCCGGCGCATTACGCCTCGACCAGCGGCCCCATCACCACGCGCAGCGCCAGTAGTAAAAGCAGCACACCGGTCACCCGGTTGACCCAGTGCGAACGGCGCTGAAGCCAGGGCAGCACGGAAGAGTGCGAAAGCCCGAGGGCAACGATCAAATACCATCCACCGTCGATCACGACCGCCGTCATCACGATGATCAGTTTGGCGAAAAGCCCCATGTCCGGCGATACGAACTGACTCAGAAGCGCCACGAAAAAGAGAATCAGCTTGGGGTTGATCAGCGCCACCAAAAGCCCCTCTTTTGCGGCCAGACGCCTCGTCGTTGCCACGTGGGCTGGCGAGAGTACGCCTGAACGGCCGGCGCGCAACGCCTTGACGCCAAGCCAGGCAAGATAGGCGGCCCCAAGCCAGGTCACCCAGCGAAAGAGCTCCGGGTGACTCGCGATCAGCGCGCCAAGCCCCAGCACCGTCAATAGCGCGTAGATCCCTACACCAAGCGCGTGGGCCACCGCCGCGATCATTCCGCTTTGGCGCCCGCCCCCCAAAGTGTGGCGTAACACGAGCGCCAGGCTTGGCCCGGGCGACATCGCGCCCATGGTACAAATGGCGGCCAGCGACAGCCAAAGTGACAGCGGCATGCTTTCTTCCTTCTCGTTTTTATCGTCGCCAAGGGCGGCTTTCAAGCGCGGCGAAACACTCCCCGCCACGCGGTCTTAAATAACGCTGTTAGCATGTTACGCTGTTGGGTAAAATTTTTCCCTTTTGATGAACCATGGCGTTGATCGTCCCGAGCTCCAGGGCTCGCGATGTCGATTTACCATGGCGTTGATGAATATAGCGCCTGGCGTTCAGGCAGCTTTAGGCGATGAAAGGACGTTAACATGGGTAGGGCGTTTCAAAACCGCAAGGAATCGATGGCCAAGACGGCCGCGGCGAAAACCAAGGTGTACAGCAAGTACGGGCGCGAGATTTATGTCGTCGCCAAGTCCGGCGGCACCGACCCCAACGGCAACCTGGCGCTGCGTGGCCTGATGGAGCGCGCCAAGAAGGATCAAGTGCCTTCGC
The window above is part of the Halomonas sp. GD1P12 genome. Proteins encoded here:
- a CDS encoding arginine N-succinyltransferase — translated: MRIVRPVAMTDLDALMALAENAVPRLTNLPANRARLEERIARSLEAFAREAEFPGDEHYMFVLEDTGAEREAERVLGTATIRAQAGATDAYYTYRQETLIHASQQLNVRREVQTLALSHEVSDATLLCAFSLNPRYQGTSAESLLRRARLLFIAQYPERFSNILAVAFPGYLDSQQQSPFWESVGNHFFARSFQEINHIAGLRSKSFIAEVMPQFPLYLPLLTPQARAAIGREHPAHEGPLQEMLAEGFARSRHVDIFDAGPIVKAERERLETFRQASWHPVRIRPEHTLPDAEPALIANQSAAFRCLVARYALSPTGQLMLSPEHAERLSVEEGRAVLVAPLTLPGAQDVLDEGEM
- a CDS encoding aspartate aminotransferase family protein, with the protein product MSHTPSRQDFDTYMTPNYAPQQVVPVRGEGSRLWDQEGREYIDLAGGIAVNALGHCHPALVGALKEQGEKLWHLSNIYTNEPALALARKLVDSTFAEKVYLCSSGGEANEAALKLARRYAFDHFGKQKDKIISFRQSFHGRTLFTVTVGGQPKYSEGFGPVPGAIQHAEYNDLESVRALIDDDTCAVMVEPMQGEGGIIPATQAFLEGLRALCDEHQALLIFDEVQTGVGRSGKLYAYQHFGVTPDILTTAKSLGGGFPMAAMLTTDNIGASLGFGTHGSTYGGNALGSAVALAALEVIDTPEVLDGVQARHQLFRKHLEAINEKYGVFKEIRGMGLLMGAQMSDAFEGRAKDILPLAIEEGLMALIAGPNVLRLAPSLVIPEADIEEAMARLERAIKRLVAHS
- a CDS encoding SDR family NAD(P)-dependent oxidoreductase; translated protein: MQIDLSGKRAVITGSTGGIGYAIARGLAAAGASVVVTGRSKERIDQALETLGRDVENANATGVAVDLSTADGCQKLIERVPEADILINNVGIFEAGDFFDTDDDTWQRFFDTNVMSAVRLSRHYARGMRERNWGRIQFISSESALNIPTEMVHYGMTKAALQSVSRGLAKVLTGTRVTVNAILPGPTRSESVNAMIEEQAREKDISIEEAEARFIDENRPSSIIHRLAETDEVANLCVYVASEQASATTGAALRVEGGIVDTMA
- a CDS encoding GlxA family transcriptional regulator; the protein is MAHASPIDAPSSTPKRFGVLLLPGFSLLSHACLVEPLLLANQLSGQSRYQVVSLGLEKGSVRSAAALSADVEFGLGDGAEAFDCVFIAAPSPLPYPLGAALVGWLRTLPSKTALGGLAGGSEVLARCGLLDGYRATLPWQRFAALSQAYPAVTFTQTLFEIDRDRLSAAGGTAALDMTLTLIRRELGAELAQRVSEQFAYERVRTADEPQHVPLRSRLGHAPQSLVDAVALMEANIEEPFSTLELAEHLGVSRRQLERLFKKYLQAVPSRYYLDLRLQAGRSRLRESDQPIGEIALAVGFSSGAHFSTAYRNHFGLTPREERLT
- a CDS encoding PRC-barrel domain-containing protein, which translates into the protein MKRTALAVAIAAICAGTSFGALAEEESPAASGGSNEQQQTSGAAAQGAQGAQSQTSTEDDTDGSDVQSGDTDMDADTDTDTDTDMEADTDMGTAAEPDANADTDSGTGSASGADNESQGQMSDDQGSDADMSSDADAQADAVDDTESDGQMESPPSTNSDDATTEEAMAAEESMTEEAADDSDGQMDGNQGRSPNAMEDPDNLEPDETLAENDTQGGLMSLTISDVEGMTVVNQEGEEIGEVDNVVEHNDSGDLYAVVSIGGFWGFGATDVALALQEINLEDDQLVMQTTYGSDEIESATEEYNEDNYSQVDGDMQVGELANHPNRGQ
- the fabV gene encoding enoyl-ACP reductase FabV; translation: MIIKPKVRGFICTTTHPKGCEQNVREQIEATRARGLDKRQGPKKVLVIGASSGYGLAARVTAAFGYGADTLGVFFEKPGTEKKPGTAGWYNSAAFDKFAKQEGLYSKAINGDAFSHEAREKAIELIKQDMGQVDLVVYSLASPVRKLPDTGELKRSSLKPIGETYRATAIDTNKDTIIEAEVEPATQAEIDDTITVMGGEDWELWMNALADADVLAPGAKSVAFSYIGTEITWPIYWHGALGKAKEDLDRAATAIDAKLGETGGQANVAVLKSVVTQASAAIPVMPLYIAMVYRIMKEQGLHEGTIDQLNRLFGERLYAEDKSAQGLDEMGRFRLDDWELRDDVQKACQDLWPEVTSDNLFEITDYAGYKHEFLKLFGFEREDVDYDADVDPEVDFDVVSL
- a CDS encoding glutathione peroxidase; the encoded protein is MTIFEQDCHTHQGEPFNLRALKGQVLLVVNVASQCGFTPQLEELESLYKRYRDRGFTVLGFPCNQFGRQSPESAEAFCQFGEQRFGVHFPLMEKVRVNGPEAHPLFAALKRDAPGLLGTRMIKWNFTKFLVGRDGRVIARFGPRERGLTLRRAVEAALDQEP
- a CDS encoding LysE family translocator codes for the protein MPLSLWLSLAAICTMGAMSPGPSLALVLRHTLGGGRQSGMIAAVAHALGVGIYALLTVLGLGALIASHPELFRWVTWLGAAYLAWLGVKALRAGRSGVLSPAHVATTRRLAAKEGLLVALINPKLILFFVALLSQFVSPDMGLFAKLIIVMTAVVIDGGWYLIVALGLSHSSVLPWLQRRSHWVNRVTGVLLLLLALRVVMGPLVEA